A single window of Plasmodium reichenowi strain SY57 chromosome 12, whole genome shotgun sequence DNA harbors:
- a CDS encoding hypothetical protein (conserved Plasmodium protein, unknown function) has protein sequence MNNLINEEKNAECLNLKDIRLKAEKYNWLEKSEKENSYVFYKDNVKIHIIDLKGLVTIEVKLLNGISYKMCRSNIKIDEISSFFGSSNNYYSYNDIINKTILCNYNLSVKEKIDLFNKNDKSFLKQDKDKNISKCATNKVISYNINNNNNNNNIIKGKNIKCNNMTNQNFHLMQREPFGKVEKIYTKRKEQNIFIKTDKKEDILLLHKNKLLANIANEDVNNKICMDENVERMICRSKTILTLKENNKISRSPYDITYKKYTSDKFVYNDMGAHNVVEKKKSNRKLKNFKKLKKLKSTSYELLYFYNKTNKICNNITLNIILNKISYFCFFNNFFSYRTLYEYKYIYIYNNKGKKELNKRTGKKLFNHSFERMFINMSKDNTYDKCRRSKKNIHNVICPYNNIFNGINKKEVYDNYGDNIYPYNYSTRNPYRIFQIKKDKFVNHNLYIKKKYYNNNNNNINKKKNTSCRFYFTKYNTNKYIKNYTSNKYNIHNDPDKKYSIYHKKYRCNGNNFLYKDLNIFKETYVHNDCDNNINMCNYFKTYEMNNAQNTYNHLDIQTFNDIKREEYNIYQPMYGITNNTYNNYHTNKCNNMNNYIHKNSNEYNSYDLNNNIYNTSTIDDNNLGNYNIYEIYCNNYYDKRLTSVSCYMQRVHNKSYMNKTANILNKKYNNLLYSNEQMFNKSKNKKEKIKRLMYIENDMKKLYVNKGVNNNFKYQYIYEELDRFNHISPSSYKKKNQLQNVKNEIYKKLSYLKYFQHDMNKNIPRYYFFIKHLLHDYCKKKLHIWLKVMLVKQKCGYCNEHFENIDILENHLKYVKTHKVFYCCQKPFPSLKYLYIHLKRKNHYGYIYYY, from the coding sequence atgaacaACCTTATTAATGAGGAGAAAAATGCCGAATGTCTCAATTTGAAGGATATACGCTTGAAGGCAGAGAAATATAATTGGCTCGAAAAATCTGAGAAAGAGAACTCttatgttttttataaaGACAATGTtaaaattcatattataGATTTGAAAGGACTAGTGACAATAGAagtaaaattattaaacGGTATATCATATAAGATGTGTAGGAGTAATATCAAGATAGATGAAATATCTAGTTTTTTTGGATCttcaaataattattattcatataatgatataataaataagaCTATTTTATGTAACTACAATTTGAGTGTTAAGGAAAAAATTGacctttttaataaaaacgataaatcatttttaaaacaagataaagataaaaatatttcgAAATGTGCAACCAATAAAGTAATAAGctataatattaataataataataataataataatataattaaaggtaaaaatataaaatgtaataatatgacTAATCAgaattttcatttaatgCAAAGGGAACCCTTTGGAAAGGTAGAAAAAATCTATACTAAAAgaaaagaacaaaatatatttataaaaacagacaaaaaagaagacatattattacttcataaaaataaattactTGCTAATATAGCAAATGAAgatgtaaataataaaatatgtatggATGAAAATGTTGAAAGAATGATATGTAGATCCAAAACAATTCTAACCttaaaggaaaataataaaatttcGAGATCTCCATACgatataacatataaaaaatatacaagTGACAAGtttgtatataatgatatggGTGCTCATAATGTCGttgaaaaaaagaaaagtaatagaaaattaaaaaattttaaaaaattaaagaaattaaaaagtaCATCATAcgaattattatatttttataataaaacaaataagatatgtaataatattacattaaatattatattaaacaaaatatcttacttttgtttctttaacaatttcttttcttatcgtacattatatgaatataaatatatttatatatacaacaataaaggaaaaaaagagttaaataaaagaacaggaaaaaaattatttaatcATTCTTTTGAAAGAATGTTTATAAACATGAGTAAAGACAATACATATGATAAATGTAGACGAAGTAAGAAGAATATTCATAATGTTATATGtccatataataatatttttaatggtattaataaaaaagaagtGTACGATAATTATggtgataatatatatccttATAATTATAGTACAAGGAATCCATATAGAATATTCCAGATAAAAAAGGACAAATTCGTAaatcataatttatatataaaaaaaaaatattataacaacaacaataataatattaataagaaGAAGAATACATCATGTAGATTTTATTTCACGAAATATAATAcgaataaatatataaaaaactATACATCAAACAAATATAACATACATAATGATCCAgacaaaaaatattctatATACCATAAGAAATATAGATGTAATGGGAAtaactttttatataaagattTGAACATTTTCAAGGAAACATATGTACACAATGATTGcgataataatattaatatgtgtaattattttaaaacatatGAAATGAATAATGCTCAGAACACTTATAACCATTTGGATATACAAACatttaatgatataaaaagggaagaatataatatatatcaacCAATGTATGgaataacaaataatacatataataattatcatactaataaatgtaataatatgaataattatatacataaaaatagtaatgaatataattcatatgatttaaataacaatatatataatacatcAACCATTGATGATAACAATTTGggtaattataatatttacgAAATATATTGTAACAATTATTACGACAAAAGATTAACAAGTGTATCTTGTTATATGCAAAGAGTACATAATAAGTCTTATATGAACAAAACAgcaaatatattaaacaagaaatataataatcttttatattcaaATGAGCAAATgtttaataaatcaaagaataaaaaagaaaaaattaaaagacTTATGTATATAGAGAACGATATGAAGAAACTATATGTTAACAAAGgtgtaaataataattttaaatatcaatatatatatgaagaatTAGATAGATTTAATCACATATCTCCTTCAAGttataaaaagaagaaCCAATTACAAAATgtgaaaaatgaaatatataaaaaactttcttatttaaaatattttcaacACGACatgaacaaaaatataccgcgctattatttttttataaagcATTTACTACATGAttattgtaaaaaaaagttGCACATCTGGTTGAAGGTTATGTTAGTTAAACAAAAATGTGGATATTGTAACGAGcattttgaaaatatagATATCTTAGAAAACcatttaaaatatgtaaaaacACATAAGGTTTTTTATTGTTGTCAAAAACCTTTTCCTTCATTAAAATATCTATATATCCACCTTAAGAGAAAAAATCATTAtggttatatatattattattaa
- a CDS encoding zinc finger transcription factor, putative yields MSSIDSKNKRVICYVDENLNNNIYSESEKTFLKNNVDWNKIKLLNTSNIKPVVVGVEKKLVLDTSENKYVRQMNNVNDKNKKNNVIFNIDGKKKDIRTRLYQDGDPIERHVKEKEDMYNDKENNLEEYKNNKSDDKIDNVDRNGIYNINIQTNNKIYSNLQNEMHDNICNNEHKDNINNVNNINNINNINNINNINNLKNNISSVFQEKFSNRYTNLLEDDDLLMKKQDDTNINLNYQRCYQNYYNKNKKYIYNDTDDDNDKKCVKKNHVHNKNKCKNNKYFLTNDDLSYNEDILSSSTNTCDTLDKIKLDNIYGSFIDDVKSSFVLTKNMKKSFTHYIHKQKNKEKNKDNEIHHDNNTDQNEYSDFNDFDVSSNNNMNEQEKNNDNINNQHINKEKMTMLHYKNIYDHECKENLNKSTNSIIYIEDNNSLKSEVILIDDTHSKCTNGNYKSPLSHEKNEEDYSETKDSYKNIFHIMKEQNKLRNLSLNRNNENVKKFGIQNVQHLFNSNNLLNKEKYIENQEDDENEEETHEGKHTNSNSENYYENKIESDFFSNSHYPKLGEKNEDNYEQASDEYHDIQKVNDDINVQVGSNHINLKEKYKGEIGDDYGINSENERGSYSDSRSDSYRSESDRRSDSNRRSDSNRRSDSNRRSDSNRRSESDRRSDSNRRSESDRRSESDRRSESDKGSESDKKSESDKSSNNDDKRSNDGNTSESERSEVSEKSSYVSSEKPKKRPYFYENVSSKITGFFFQVKKKINRNNDEDDDYSESRRSSESRQRSVSRRSDVSKKDDMSVKSDVSRKSDVRRKSDVSRKSDVSRKSDVSRKSDVSRKSDVSRRSDVSRRSDVSKKDDMSVKSDVSKKDDMSVKSDVSIRNDISAKSDVSIRNEVSRRSNVTNKLSDTENEKKKEETKLIEIDVTQVNDIHKDITNKEEDNEKIIRVRKTRKKRIVGDNNKKVAMKKQKIPKEGTKIIKKGGIKKKGKNENDGEEEERKCNICNMTFINNQLMMRHVKSVHSNERPFECKICHKSYKRGDHLKIHLIGHKISEEKNKYQCPICKTSCKSSRELIICQKSHSEGYKKPGYTSTFSKLNQKSDSNVLSLINGNYQKGNNQHREDSNINGKMNSRSKNVKQKQIENDNSNNNNNNNNNNSKMKKNDKRDKLHNGVMENNRMNDDNNMLQLMDEKNITEGKEGESKKISRKGSVSIETRTCNICKMVFANKKLMKRHLMCVHSDDRPYKCDICFKSYKRSDHLKNHLSSHNKTNEEKKHICLICEQSFATAKELKHHKIKHYKCPYENCSYTYSTISKMKYHLNKHKCNLIYTCPGCSQTFVIYKDYIEHKKMCFKKKYVCLECNKIYLHLNGYNKHINKIHLKINTVFKCKIKDCNKQFSSDFSLKEHVMNFHKGIKRFFCSKCNISFGYRSSFRRHNVNMHS; encoded by the coding sequence ATGAGCAGCATAGATTCAAAGAATAAACGAGTTATATGCTATGTAGATGAAAATttaaacaataatatatatagtgAAAGTGAGAAGAcgtttttaaaaaataatgttgactggaataaaattaaattgTTAAATACTTCAAATATAAAACCTGTGGTTGTAGGAGTCGAAAAAAAACTTGTATTAGATACAAGTGAAAATAAGTACGTTCGTCAAATGAATAATgttaatgataaaaataaaaaaaataatgttatttttaatattgaTGGGAAAAAGAAAGATATACGAACACGTTTATATCAAGATGGGGATCCTATAGAGAGACATGTTAAAGAAAAAGAGGATATGTATAATGATAAAGAGAATAATTTAGAGGagtataaaaataataagagTGATGATAAAATTGATAATGTAGATCGTAatggtatatataatattaatattcaaacaaataataaaatatatagtaatttacaaaatgagatgcatgataatatatgtaataatgAACATAAGGATAACATAAAcaatgtaaataatataaataatattaataatataaataatattaataatattaataatttaaaaaataatatatctagTGTTTTTCAAGAGAAATTTTCTAATAGATATACGAATTTATTAGAAGATGATGATTTACTTATGAAAAAACAAGATGatacaaatattaatttaaattatcaaaGGTGTTATCAAAactattataataaaaataaaaaatatatttataatgatacagatgatgataatgataaaaaatgtgtaaaaaaaaatcatgtacacaataagaataaatgtaaaaataataaatactTTTTAACAAACGATGATTTGTCTtataatgaagatatatTGTCATCAAGCACAAATACATGTGATACAttagataaaataaaattagataatatatatggatCTTTTATAGATGATGTTAAGAGCTCTTTTgtattaacaaaaaatatgaaaaagaGTTTTACTCACTATATTcataaacaaaaaaataaagaaaaaaataaagataatgaaatacatcatgataataataCGGATCAAAATGAATATTCTGATTTTAACGATTTTGATGTTtcttcaaataataatatgaatgaacaagaaaagaataatgataatataaataatcaacatattaataaagaaaaaatgacTATGTtacattataaaaatatttatgatcATGAATGTAAAGAAAACCTAAACAAATCAACTAATTCAATTATTTACAttgaagataataattctttaaaaaGTGAAGTAATATTAATTGATGATACACATAGTAAATGTACAAATGGGAATTATAAATCTCCATTATcacatgaaaaaaatgaagaagacTATTCTGAAACGAAGGATagttataaaaatatatttcatataatgaaagaacaaaataaattaagAAACCTATCATTAAATAGGAATAATGAAAACGTTAAAAAATTCGGTATACAAAATGTACaacatttatttaattcgaacaatttgttaaataaagaaaaatatatagaaaaccaagaagatgatgaaaatgaagaagaaacACATGAGGGAAAACACACTAACTCTAATTCtgaaaattattatgaaaataaaatagaaagtgattttttttcaaatagTCATTATCCTAAGTTGggtgaaaaaaatgaagacAACTATGAACAGGCAAGTGACGAATATCACGACATACAAAAGgtaaatgatgatataaacGTTCAAGTGGGTAGTAATCATATAAACCTTAAGGAAAAGTATAAAGGAGAAATTGGAGATGATTATGGAATTAATAGCGAAAATGAAAGGGGAAGTTATAGTGATAGTAGAAGTGATAGTTATAGAAGTGAGAGTGACAGAAGGAGTGATAGTAACAGAAGGAGTGATAGTAACAGAAGGAGTGATAGTAACAGAAGGAGTGATAGTAACAGAAGGAGTGAGAGTGACAGAAGGAGTGATAGTAACAGAAGGAGTGAGAGTGACAGAAGGAGTGAGAGTGACAGAAGGAGTGAGAGCGACAAAGGAAGTGAGAGCGACAAAAAAAGTGAAAGTGACAAATCAtcaaataatgatgataaaagaAGCAATGATGGAAATACATCTGAAAGTGAAAGAAGTGAAGTTAGCGAAAAGAGTTCTTATGTTTCTTCAGAAAAACCTAAAAAAAGaccttatttttatgaaaacGTTTCTAGTAAAATTACTGGGTTTTTCTTTCAagtaaagaaaaaaattaataggaataatgatgaagatgatgatTATAGTGAGAGTAGAAGAAGCAGTGAAAGTAGACAGAGAAGTGTAAGTAGAAGAAGTGATGTAAGCAAAAAGGATGATATGAGTGTAAAAAGTGATGTAAGCAGAAAAAGTGATGTAAGAAGAAAAAGTGATGTAAGCAGAAAAAGTGATGTAAGCAGAAAAAGTGATGTAAGCAGAAAAAGTGATGTAAGCAGAAAAAGTGATGTAAGCAGAAGAAGTGATGTAAGCAGAAGAAGTGATGTAAGCAAAAAGGATGATATGAGTGTAAAAAGTGATGTAAGCAAAAAGGATGATATGAGTGTAAAAAGTGATGTAAGCATAAGGAATGATATAAGTGCAAAAAGTGATGTAAGCATAAGGAATGAGGTAAGTAGAAGAAGCAATGTTACTAATAAATTGAGTGATACggaaaatgaaaaaaaaaaagaggaAACAAAATTAATTGAAATCGATGTAACACAAGTGAATGATATACATAAAGATATTacaaataaagaagaagataatgaaaaaataattagAGTTCGCAAgacaagaaaaaaaagaatagtaggggataataataaaaaggttgctatgaaaaaacaaaaaatacCAAAAGAGGGAActaaaataataaaaaaaggaggtattaaaaaaaaaggtaagaatgaaaatgatggagaagaagaagaaagaaaatgtaatatttgtaatatgACATTTATAAACAATCAATTAATGATGAGACATGTAAAGAGTGTACATTCTAATGAAAGACCTTTTGAATGTAAAATATGTCATAAGTCTTATAAAAGAGGTGATCATTTAAAAATCCATTTAATAGGACATAAAATAAgtgaagaaaaaaataaatatcaaTGTCCTATATGTAAAACATCATGTAAATCATCAAGAGAATTAATTATTTGTCAGAAAAGTCATTCTGAAGGATATAAGAAACCAGGTTATACTAGTACTTTTTCAAAGTTAAATCAAAAAAGTGATTCGAATGTACTCTCTTTGATTAATGGAAATTACCAAAAGGGAAATAATCAACATAGAGAAGATTCAAATATCAATGGTAAAATGAATTCTCGTAGCAAAAATGTAAAACAAAAGCAAATAGAAAATGATAACagcaataataataataataataataataataattcaaaaatgaagaaaaacGACAAAAGAGATAAACTACATAACGGTGTGATGGAAAATAACAGAATgaatgatgataataatatgcTACAACTTATGGATGAAAAAAACATTACAGAAGGAAAAGAAGGTGAATCCAAAAAAATTTCTAGAAAAGGTAGTGTTTCAATAGAAACAAGGACatgtaatatatgtaaGATGGTTTTTGCAAATAAGAAATTAATGAAAAGACATTTAATGTGTGTACATTCAGATGATAGACCATATAAATGTGATATATGCtttaaatcatataaaagatctgatcatttaaaaaatcatTTAAGTTCACATAATAAAACTAACGAGGAAAAGAAACATATTTGTTTAATTTGTGAACAAAGTTTTGCAACAGCAAAAGAATTAAAACATCATAAAATCAAACATTATAAATGTCCTTATGAAAATTGTTCTTATACTTATTCTACAATTTCAAAAATGAAATACcatttaaataaacataaatgtaatttaatatatacatgtcCTGGTTGCTCTCAAActtttgttatatataaagattatattgaacataaaaaaatgtgttttaaaaaaaaatatgtatgcttggaatgtaataaaatatatttacacTTGAACGgttataataaacatattaataaaatacacttaaaaattaatacagtttttaaatgtaaaataaaGGATTGTAATAAACAATTCTCTTCTGATTTCAGTTTAAAAGAACATGTTATGAATTTTCATAAGGGAATTAAGAGATTTTTCTGTAGCAAATGTAATATATCATTTGGATATAGAAGTTCGTTTAGAAGGCACAACGTTAATATGCATTCATAA
- a CDS encoding U6 snRNA-associated Sm-like protein LSm7, putative (part of same gene as PRSY57_1208500A~gap found within coding sequence) yields LVLDKTEEYIRDPNDSFVVTDKTRSIGLIVARGTSVALITPVEGTQEISNPFITQEK; encoded by the exons CCTGGTTTTAGATAAAACagaagaatatataagag acCCGAATGATAGTTTTGTTGTAACGGATAAAACGAGGAGTATTGGTTTAATTGTTGCCAGGGGAACTTCG GTTGCTTTAATTACACCCGTAGAAGGAACACAAGAAATATCCAATCCATTTATAACacaagaaaaataa
- a CDS encoding U6 snRNA-associated Sm-like protein LSm7, putative (part of same gene as PRSY57_1208500B~gap found within coding sequence), with protein MSLLPTAAPTPNKDNKFMTDIKKFMNQKIRVKFDGGRE; from the coding sequence ATGTCATTATTACCTACAGCAGCACCTACACCTAATAAGGACAATAAATTTATGACAGACATTAAAAAGTTTATGAATCAAAAAATTAGGGTCAAATTTGATGGAGGTCGTGAAG